Proteins from a single region of Melanotaenia boesemani isolate fMelBoe1 chromosome 3, fMelBoe1.pri, whole genome shotgun sequence:
- the tmf1 gene encoding TATA element modulatory factor encodes MSWFNASHLSSFAKQALTSAQKSIDRVLDIKEEDQWSDQVVMPYDGVSLPGKLSLSGGWGMTQWEAPAEEKTTTPPPSSGAITTPVTRTVVDESENFFSAFLSPGDVQAVTKPHVVSVPPTKAQRPQEKEKASQGVVLQTLKDDVSPKSGPADTSFDSQEVAEGQPKEPESSEAAPYADTILLQPVSPSSSPDFSCDIESKTSSVKTDVDSLVSEESNEKQSDALLEHNVEQDATNSFEPSSSEAKSSIPADPSTSTSAKEVLPDHKDSKVEDRQNDTPSPPVSAFSSGTSTTSDIEVLDHESVLSESSAGSRQETSESKTGLHLMQGSFQLLTASTCGDFPQIEDYPKLTESCGSSSDAFERIDSFSLQSLDSRSVSEVNSDDEIPGSRTLASVTAGSAPLAVSCQKPEDEAEEKVGEEEDEEEEGFTETTREQSLDEMEESGRSATPVNSEQPEELTELGCDVNVTLFDSSSKAEERSMPPITEEMKSVSTVQILELQKVIDDLSSRLEKRESQLLAVSKEKARLEEECDNLKDEVISLKEESSTVQSLKDEFTQRIADAERKAQLACKERDIAKKEIKGLREELSTRLNSSDTMEIIREKEEQIRGLLEEGEKLSKQQLQHSNIIKKLRVKEKDSDTKITKQQKKIKEQEEELKHLQQVLDGKEEVEKQHRENIKKLNAVVEQQEKDLSRLQLDSDELQEKNRSLQAALDNSYKELAELHKANASRASEVEEAALSRETQAKEQLSLALEKAQEEARMQQEALASQVADLRLALQRAEQQQARKEDYLREEISELQQRLQEAETRNQELSQSVTSATRPLLRQIENLQASLGGQTASWEKLEKNISDRLADAQAQLAVAVEKERSASEELLSMKSQLASLESQNSLVRQEKSRLLAQLETEKSKREKLEDESSREHVELTNLRGEHIRTLEEAKKEKLLLTNQLEMEKMKVEQEKKKCYLAQEALKEKERKAVTYPVGEPPASSTPSLSRSSSISGTDNSGLHNFLHSQDESLDHSQGTMTMSMSMSGTNLYEAARLSGGSSIIENLQSQLKLREGEIAQLQLEIANLERSRSVMAEELVRLTNQNDEMEEKVKDIPKLKIQLKDLEQRHNTILQMYGEKAEEAEELKLDLEDVKNMYKTQIDELLKNQK; translated from the exons ATGAGTTGGTTCAACGCATCTCACCTGTCCAGCTTTGCAAAACAAGCTTTAACATCAGCTCAGAAGTCAATTGACCGTGTTCTGGATATAAAAGAAGAGGACCAATGGAGTGACCAAGTTGTCATGCCCTATGACG GCGTTTCATTGCCTGGGAAGCTTTCATTAAGTGGAGGATGGGGTATGACGCAGTGGGAAGCGCCTGCTGAGGAAAAGACCACCACTCCTCCTCCTTCGTCAGGGGCCATCACTACTCCTGTCACTCGTACTGTTGTGGATGAATCCGAAAACTTTTTCAGTGCCTTTCTGTCCCCCGGAGATGTACAAGCTGTCACCAAACCCCATGTTGTGTCTGTACCCCCTACTAAGGCTCAGCGACCTCAAGAAAAGGAGAAGGCAAGCCAAGGAGTTGTGCTTCAGACCCTAAAAGATGACGTGAGTCCAAAGTCAGGACCTGCTGATACGAGTTTTGATAGTCAAGAAGTTGCTGAGGGCCAGCCTAAGGAACCCGAATCCTCTGAAGCTGCACCTTATGCAGACACTATCCTCCTTCAGCcagtttctccttcttcttctcccgATTTCTCTTGTGACATTGAGAGTAAAACGAGCAGTGTAAAAACAGATGTTGATTCGTTGGTTTCTGAAGAATCAAATGAGAAGCAATCGGACGCTCTGTTAGAACACAATGTAGAGCAGGATGCCACAAATTCCTTTGAACCATCCTCTTCTGAAGCTAAGAGCTCTATTCCTGCAGATCCTTCGACCTCCACATCTGCTAAGGAAGTTCTCCCAGATCATAAAGACTCAAAAGTGGAGGATCGTCAAAATGACACACCCTCGCCTCCAGTCAGTGCTTTCTCATCAGGAACATCTACCACTAGTGATATTGAAGTACTTGACCATGAGAGTGTGTTGAGTGAAAGCTCAGCCGGCTCCAGACAAGAAACCAGTGAGAGCAAAACTGGCCTTCATTTAATGCAGGGTTCCTTTCAGCTCCTTACTGCCTCCACCTGTGGGGATTTTCCTCAAATAGAGGATTACCCCAAACTCACAGAGAGCTGTGGTTCCTCCTCAGATGCATTTGAGCGAATTGATTCATTTAGCTTGCAGTCACTGGATAGCCGGAGCGTCAGTGAGGTTAACTCAGATGACGAGATCCCTGGCAGTCGGACTCTAGCGTCTGTCACAGCAGGCTCTGCTCCTTTAGCAGTGTCATGTCAGAAGCCGGAGGATGAAGCGGAGGAGAAGGTgggtgaggaggaagatgaggaggaggagggattcACAGAGACGACAAGGGAGCAGTCGTTGGATGAGATGGAGGAAAGTGGGCGGAGTGCAACGCCTGTGAATAGTGAGCAACCTGAAGAATTGACAGAGCTGGGATGTGACGTGAATGTGACGCTGTTTGATTCCTCCTCCAAAGCTGAAGAACGGAGCATGCCACCGATCACCGAGGAGATGAAAAGTGTCTCAACTGTTCAGATATTGGAGCTTCAAAAG GTTATTGATGATCTTTCAAGTCGCCTCGAGAAGAGAGAGTCTCAGCTGCTGGCAGTTAGCAAAGAGAAGGCCAGGCTGGAGGAGGAGTGTGATAATCTGAAAGA TGAAGTGATAAGCTTGAAGGAAGAGAGCTCCACTGTTCAGTCCCTGAAAGATGAGTTCACACAGCGCATAGCTGATGCAGAAAGGAAGGCTCAGCTGGCCTGCAAAGAAAGAGACATAGCCAAGAAG GAGATAAAGGGCTTGCGAGAGGAACTTTCCACAAGATTAAACTCCAGTGATACAATGGAAATCATCCGAGAGAAAGAGGAGCAGATCAGAGGTCTGCTAGAAGAGG GTGAAAAGCTGTCtaagcagcagctgcagcacagcAACATCATCAAGAAACTTCGTGTGAAAGAGAAGGACAGCGACACAAAGATCAcgaagcagcagaagaaaatCAAAGAGCAAGAGGAAGAACTTAAGCACCTGCAGCAG GTTCTTGATGGGAAGGAGGAGGTAGAGAAGCAGCACAGGGAGAACATCAAGAAGCTAAATGCAGTGGTGGAGCAGCAGGAGAAGGACCTGAGCAGGCTGCAGTTGGACTCAGATGAGCTACAGGAGAAAAACAGGAGTCTACAGGCTGCTCTAGACAACTCTTATAA GGAGCTTGCAGAACTTCACAAGGCAAATGCCAGCAGAGCCAGCGAGGTTGAAGAGGCAGCTCTGAGCAGGGAAACACAGGCCAAAGAACAGCTGAGTCTGGCTCTTGAGAAGGCCCAGGAGGAGGCCAGGATGCAACAGGAAGCTTTGGCCAGTCAG GTGGCTGATCTAAGGCTTGCTCTGCAGAGGGCTGAGCAACAGCAAGCAAGGAAAGAAGATTATTTGAGGGAGGAGATTAGTGAGCTTCAGCAG AGACTTCAGGAAGCTGAGACGAGGAACCAGGAGCTCAGCCAGAGTGTTACCTCAGCCACACGACCCTTGTTGCGACAAATTGAGAACTTACAGGCTTCACTGGGCGGACAAACTGCATCCTGGGAAAAACTAGAGAAGAACATCTCTGACAGGCTGG CGGATGCTCAGGCACAGCTGGCTGTCGCTGTGGAGAAGGAGCGATCAGCATCAGAGGAACTGTTATCGATGAAGTCCCAGCTGGCCTCTCTGGAGTCCCAGAATTCCTTAGTCCGCCAGGAGAAATCCAGACTTCTGGCTCAACTGGAAACTGAGAAAagcaagagagagaaactggaggaTGAGAGCAGCAG GGAACATGTTGAATTGACGAATCTGCGAGGAGAGCACATTCGCACGCTAGAAGaggccaaaaaagaaaag CTGTTGCTGACCAACCAGCtagagatggaaaagatgaaagTGGagcaagagaagaaaaaatgctATTTAGCACAAGAAGCGCTTAAAGAAAAG GAGCGAAAGGCTGTGACATACCCTGTTGGAGAACCTCCAGCATCTTCCACACCTTCCCTGTCCCGCTCCAGCTCCATCAGTGGGACAGACAATTCTGGGCTGCACAACTTCCTCCATTCGCAG GATGAGTCATTAGACCACTCACAGGGAACAATGACCATGTCTATGTCAATGAGTGGGACCAACCTGTATGAGGCTGCCAGGCTGTCCGGAGGCTCCAGCATCATCGAGAACCTCCAGTCTCAACTCAAACTGAGAGAAGGGGAAATAGCACAGTTACAG CTTGAAATTGCCAATTTAGAGAGGAGTCGCTCCGTGATGGCAGAAGAGCTAGTTCGACTCACAAATCAAAACGATGAGATGGAGGAGAAAGTGAAGGACATACCCAAGCTGAAAATTCAGCTTAAG GATCTGGAGCAAAGACACAACACCATTCTGCAGATGtatggagaaaaggctgaggaaGCAGAGGAACTGAAACTCGACCTTGAAGATGtaaaaaacatgtataaaaCTCAGATTGATGAATTGCTGAAGAACCAGAAATAA
- the uba3 gene encoding NEDD8-activating enzyme E1 catalytic subunit isoform X2: protein MAEMDEQMVVDGVSGCSCEWEGRWNHVKKFLERSGPFTHPDFEPSIESLQFLLETCKILVIGAGGLGCELLKDLALSGFRNIDVIDMDTIDVSNLNRQFLFRPKDVGQPKAEVAADFINSRILGCHVVPHFKKIQDLDESFYRQFHIIVCGLDSIVARRWINGMLLSLLVYKDGVVDQGSIIPLIDGGTEGFKGNARVIFPGMSACIDCTLELYPPQINFPMCTIASMPRLPEHCIEYVRILQWPRETPFGDGVALDGDDPEHIQWVYQRSLERAAEFNITGVTYRLAQGVVKRIIPAVASTNAVIAAACTTEVFKIATSAYLPLNNYMVFNDVDGLYSYTFAAERKENCSACSQIPLDLHFSPSSKLQEVMDYLTENASLQMKSPAITATVEGKNKTLYLQSVASIEQRTRPNLSKTLKELGLTNGQELAVADVTTPQTVLFKLSFTS from the exons ATGGCGGAGATGGATGAGCA GATGGTGGTGGATGGAGTCAGTGGATGCTCCTGTGAGTGGGAAGGTCGATGGAACCACGTCAAAAAGTTTCTGGAAAGATCAGGGCCATTCACACATCCTGACTTTGAGCCCAGCATAGAG TCCTTGCAGTTTTTGTTAGAAACCTGTAAAATTCTGGTCATTGGTGCTGGTGGACTGGGATGCGAGCTGCTTAAAGACCTG GCTTTATCAGGCTTTCGAAACATTGATGTAATTGACATGGACACTATTGATGTTTCCAACCTGAATCGTCAGTTCCTCTTCAG GCCAAAAGATGTGGGCCAACCAAAGGCAGAAGTTGCAGCAGATTTTATCAACAGTCGCATACTGGGATGCCATGTTGTCCC acattttaagaaaattcaGGACTTAGATGAATCCTTCTACAGAC AATTCCATATAATTGTCTGTGGACTTGACTCTATAGTTGCTAGAAGGTGGATAAATGGTATGCTG CTGTCTTTGCTGGTGTATAAAGATGGTGTGGTAGATCAAGGATCCATCATTCCACTAATTGATGGTGGGACAGAAGGCTTTAAAGGTAATGCCAGAGTAATTTTCCCTGGCATGTCAGCCTGCATTGACTGCACCCTTGAGCTTTACCCTCCCCAG ATCAACTTCCCCATGTGCACAATAGCATCAATGCCCCGTTTGCCAGAGCATTGCATCGAGTATGTACGAATACTGCAGTGGCCCAGAGAAACTCCATTTGGAG ATGGTGTAGCCTTGGATGGAGATGACCCAGAGCACATCCAATGGGTGTACCAGAGATCTCTGGAGAGGGCTGCAGAGTTTAACATAACAGGAGTCACATACAGGCTTGCACAAG GTGTTGTAAAGAGGATAATCCCAGCCGTAGCATCTACAAATGCTGTCATTGCTG CTGCTTGCACAACTGAGGTTTTCAAAATAGCTACAAG TGCCTATCTACCTCTCAATAACTACATGGTATTCAATGATGTTGATGGCCTGTACAGCTACACGTTTGCAGCAGAACGGAAG GAAAACTGCTCAGCCTGCAGCCAAATACCTCTGGACCTGCACTTTTCTCCATCTTCCAAACTCCAGGAGGTGATGGACTACCTGACTGAGAATGCCTCTCT gcAAATGAAATCACCTGCTATAACAGCAACCgtggagggaaaaaacaaaacgttATATTTACAG tcaGTTGCTTCAATTGAACAGAGGACACGGCCAAATTTGTCCAAAACCTTGAAGG AGCTTGGGCTGACAAATGGACAAGAATTGGCTGTAGCTGATGTCACCACACCCCAGACCGTGTTGTTCAAACTTTCCTTTACCTCATAG
- the uba3 gene encoding NEDD8-activating enzyme E1 catalytic subunit isoform X1 has protein sequence MAEMDEQEKKRRRVVELTEKMVVDGVSGCSCEWEGRWNHVKKFLERSGPFTHPDFEPSIESLQFLLETCKILVIGAGGLGCELLKDLALSGFRNIDVIDMDTIDVSNLNRQFLFRPKDVGQPKAEVAADFINSRILGCHVVPHFKKIQDLDESFYRQFHIIVCGLDSIVARRWINGMLLSLLVYKDGVVDQGSIIPLIDGGTEGFKGNARVIFPGMSACIDCTLELYPPQINFPMCTIASMPRLPEHCIEYVRILQWPRETPFGDGVALDGDDPEHIQWVYQRSLERAAEFNITGVTYRLAQGVVKRIIPAVASTNAVIAAACTTEVFKIATSAYLPLNNYMVFNDVDGLYSYTFAAERKENCSACSQIPLDLHFSPSSKLQEVMDYLTENASLQMKSPAITATVEGKNKTLYLQSVASIEQRTRPNLSKTLKELGLTNGQELAVADVTTPQTVLFKLSFTS, from the exons ATGGCGGAGATGGATGAGCA ggagaagaaaagaaggagagTAGTGGAGCTGACTGAGAA GATGGTGGTGGATGGAGTCAGTGGATGCTCCTGTGAGTGGGAAGGTCGATGGAACCACGTCAAAAAGTTTCTGGAAAGATCAGGGCCATTCACACATCCTGACTTTGAGCCCAGCATAGAG TCCTTGCAGTTTTTGTTAGAAACCTGTAAAATTCTGGTCATTGGTGCTGGTGGACTGGGATGCGAGCTGCTTAAAGACCTG GCTTTATCAGGCTTTCGAAACATTGATGTAATTGACATGGACACTATTGATGTTTCCAACCTGAATCGTCAGTTCCTCTTCAG GCCAAAAGATGTGGGCCAACCAAAGGCAGAAGTTGCAGCAGATTTTATCAACAGTCGCATACTGGGATGCCATGTTGTCCC acattttaagaaaattcaGGACTTAGATGAATCCTTCTACAGAC AATTCCATATAATTGTCTGTGGACTTGACTCTATAGTTGCTAGAAGGTGGATAAATGGTATGCTG CTGTCTTTGCTGGTGTATAAAGATGGTGTGGTAGATCAAGGATCCATCATTCCACTAATTGATGGTGGGACAGAAGGCTTTAAAGGTAATGCCAGAGTAATTTTCCCTGGCATGTCAGCCTGCATTGACTGCACCCTTGAGCTTTACCCTCCCCAG ATCAACTTCCCCATGTGCACAATAGCATCAATGCCCCGTTTGCCAGAGCATTGCATCGAGTATGTACGAATACTGCAGTGGCCCAGAGAAACTCCATTTGGAG ATGGTGTAGCCTTGGATGGAGATGACCCAGAGCACATCCAATGGGTGTACCAGAGATCTCTGGAGAGGGCTGCAGAGTTTAACATAACAGGAGTCACATACAGGCTTGCACAAG GTGTTGTAAAGAGGATAATCCCAGCCGTAGCATCTACAAATGCTGTCATTGCTG CTGCTTGCACAACTGAGGTTTTCAAAATAGCTACAAG TGCCTATCTACCTCTCAATAACTACATGGTATTCAATGATGTTGATGGCCTGTACAGCTACACGTTTGCAGCAGAACGGAAG GAAAACTGCTCAGCCTGCAGCCAAATACCTCTGGACCTGCACTTTTCTCCATCTTCCAAACTCCAGGAGGTGATGGACTACCTGACTGAGAATGCCTCTCT gcAAATGAAATCACCTGCTATAACAGCAACCgtggagggaaaaaacaaaacgttATATTTACAG tcaGTTGCTTCAATTGAACAGAGGACACGGCCAAATTTGTCCAAAACCTTGAAGG AGCTTGGGCTGACAAATGGACAAGAATTGGCTGTAGCTGATGTCACCACACCCCAGACCGTGTTGTTCAAACTTTCCTTTACCTCATAG